One Nocardioidaceae bacterium SCSIO 66511 genomic window carries:
- a CDS encoding ABC transporter permease yields MTAFASLAVAMGKGFLRDKMALFFAILFPLMFLVLFAGLFNDEGDVPKGSVIQVGDVALFDEAPEAAQKSFDDVLDISKSDDLDAALRDVREGDADAVITQDGDTVHVDYTAANQVRAATLQGVMQSIVQSANMQATGKPPTFTLKASKVEDESLTTVQYLTPGLLGWAIAMGATFGAAANLVVWRRNGMLRRLRLAPVPTSSIVLSRVVVSLGIAAVQSVIFIGVASVFFGLQMSGGAWLCVPLLVCGTLSFMAIGLFAGSISKTEEGATGLANFIILPMAFLSGSFFPLDDAPSWLKAVSQIFPLKHLNEGMLDVMVRGEGLTAIFVPCAVLLGFAAVLTAISARLFRWEAT; encoded by the coding sequence ATGACGGCGTTCGCGAGCCTCGCCGTGGCGATGGGCAAGGGCTTCCTGCGCGACAAGATGGCGTTGTTCTTCGCGATCCTGTTCCCGTTGATGTTCCTGGTGCTCTTCGCCGGACTGTTCAACGACGAGGGCGACGTACCCAAGGGCTCGGTCATCCAGGTCGGCGACGTCGCGTTGTTCGACGAGGCGCCCGAAGCGGCACAGAAGTCGTTCGACGACGTGCTCGACATCTCCAAGTCCGACGATCTCGATGCCGCACTGCGCGACGTACGCGAGGGCGACGCAGACGCAGTGATCACCCAGGACGGCGACACCGTGCACGTCGACTACACGGCCGCCAACCAGGTACGGGCGGCGACGTTGCAGGGCGTGATGCAGTCGATCGTGCAGAGCGCCAACATGCAGGCGACGGGCAAGCCTCCGACGTTCACCTTGAAGGCCAGCAAGGTCGAGGACGAGTCGCTGACGACCGTCCAGTACCTCACGCCCGGGCTGCTGGGCTGGGCCATCGCAATGGGTGCGACGTTCGGCGCCGCCGCGAACCTCGTGGTCTGGCGACGCAACGGGATGTTGCGACGGTTGCGGCTCGCGCCGGTCCCGACGTCGTCGATCGTGCTGTCGCGCGTGGTCGTCAGCCTCGGTATTGCCGCCGTGCAGTCGGTGATCTTCATCGGCGTCGCGTCGGTGTTCTTCGGGCTGCAGATGTCCGGCGGAGCATGGCTGTGCGTGCCGCTGCTGGTGTGCGGGACGCTGTCGTTCATGGCGATCGGGTTGTTCGCCGGATCCATCTCGAAGACCGAGGAGGGCGCGACCGGCCTCGCGAACTTCATCATCCTGCCGATGGCCTTCCTGTCGGGATCGTTCTTCCCGCTCGACGACGCACCGTCGTGGTTGAAGGCGGTGAGCCAGATCTTCCCGCTCAAGCATCTGAACGAAGGAATGCTCGATGTGATGGTCCGCGGCGAGGGACTCACGGCGATCTTCGTACCGTGCGCCGTGCTGCTCGGCTTCGCCGCGGTGCTGACGGCGATCTCCGCGCGCTTGTTCCGCTGGGAAGCGACTTAG
- a CDS encoding MMPL family transporter, translating to MWGKLSDLMLHRRRRVLVIALIVALAAGASSATLFDELKGGGFDDPGSDSAKAAEILRDDFGQGQSNLVLLVDTDGSVDDDTARADATSLVSDLDKEQYVKGVTSYWTSGEPDQLRSTDGDQALVLATVTGDDTQIDKRLGDLAPKYEGEHGTIEVTAGGYAMLQHEMSKQSKEDATIGEAMAFPIAMIALVLVFGSILAAALPLVVALATLLVTLGVMWVLASITDVSVLAVNVVTLLGLGLAIDYSLLIVNRFREEIDAGNEIASALRTTVSSAGKTVMFSSITVAIALSTLLWFPPVALRSMAYAGIAVALIAALASLTVLPALLAVAGKRVAKRRFGRKTSARSTEDGFWHRLASFVMRRPIPVATIIVLVLLALGTPFLGVKLSSPDERVMSDSSSARQVADAIRTDFASEEQNALSVVVPDAGGDLETYATDLSGLDNVARVDGAGGSYVDGAVAAEPGPGSDRFRSGDDASLTVVPSTDDQDALNDLIVDVRDVAPGSAYVGGPAAINYDLTQVLLDRLPIAGAVLALSVMVLLFLLTGSVLLPVIAMGLSMLSLTATFGALVWIFQDGHLSDLLGGFTVTGSLTATVPVMLFAVAFGLAMDYQVFLLARIKEEYDRTGDRNAAVALGLEKVGRIVTAAAVLISLVFLGFLVSDITFMKAFGVGLPLAVLVDATLIRGALLPATMRLAGRATWWAPGPLRRFHDRYGLHEGESAEAPEREPVRV from the coding sequence ATGTGGGGAAAGCTCTCCGATCTGATGCTGCACAGGCGTCGCCGAGTGCTCGTCATCGCGCTCATCGTGGCGCTCGCGGCCGGGGCTTCGAGCGCCACCCTGTTCGACGAGTTGAAGGGCGGCGGGTTCGACGACCCCGGCTCCGACTCAGCCAAGGCAGCAGAGATTCTGCGCGACGACTTCGGACAGGGCCAGTCGAACCTCGTACTGCTCGTGGACACCGACGGCTCCGTTGACGACGACACGGCCCGGGCCGACGCGACTAGTCTCGTCTCCGATCTCGACAAGGAGCAGTACGTCAAGGGCGTGACGTCCTACTGGACATCCGGCGAACCGGATCAGCTGCGCAGCACCGACGGTGACCAGGCGCTCGTCCTCGCCACCGTCACCGGCGACGACACCCAGATCGACAAACGCCTCGGCGATCTCGCGCCGAAGTACGAAGGCGAACACGGCACGATCGAGGTCACCGCCGGTGGGTACGCGATGCTTCAGCACGAGATGTCGAAGCAGTCCAAGGAGGATGCGACGATCGGTGAGGCGATGGCGTTCCCCATCGCGATGATCGCACTCGTCCTCGTGTTCGGCAGCATCCTGGCCGCCGCGCTCCCCCTTGTCGTCGCGTTGGCGACGCTGCTGGTGACTCTCGGGGTGATGTGGGTGCTGGCGAGCATCACCGACGTCTCCGTCCTCGCGGTGAACGTCGTCACGCTGCTCGGATTGGGTCTTGCGATCGACTACAGCCTGCTGATCGTGAACCGCTTCCGCGAAGAGATCGACGCCGGCAACGAGATCGCTTCGGCTCTTCGTACGACGGTCAGCTCGGCGGGCAAGACGGTCATGTTCTCCTCGATCACCGTTGCAATCGCCCTTTCCACACTGCTGTGGTTCCCGCCGGTCGCGCTGCGCTCGATGGCGTACGCCGGCATCGCGGTCGCCCTGATCGCCGCATTGGCGTCGTTGACGGTCCTTCCGGCCCTGCTCGCCGTCGCCGGTAAGCGGGTGGCGAAACGCCGGTTCGGACGCAAGACGTCTGCTCGAAGCACCGAGGACGGCTTCTGGCATCGGCTCGCGTCGTTCGTGATGCGGCGCCCGATCCCGGTCGCGACCATCATCGTCCTGGTGTTGCTCGCCCTCGGCACGCCGTTCCTCGGCGTGAAGCTCAGCTCACCCGACGAGCGGGTGATGTCGGACTCGTCGAGTGCGCGTCAGGTCGCCGATGCCATCCGAACCGACTTCGCATCGGAGGAGCAGAACGCCCTGAGCGTTGTCGTACCCGACGCCGGTGGCGATCTGGAGACGTACGCCACCGACCTGTCCGGCCTCGACAACGTAGCGCGCGTCGACGGCGCGGGCGGCTCGTACGTCGACGGCGCGGTCGCGGCCGAACCCGGCCCCGGCAGCGACCGGTTCCGGTCCGGCGACGACGCATCGCTGACGGTGGTGCCGTCGACGGACGACCAGGACGCGTTGAACGACCTCATCGTCGACGTACGCGACGTCGCACCGGGTTCCGCGTACGTCGGAGGTCCGGCGGCCATCAACTACGACCTCACCCAGGTACTGCTCGATCGGTTGCCGATCGCGGGCGCGGTGTTGGCGCTGTCGGTGATGGTGCTGCTGTTCCTGCTCACCGGGAGCGTCCTGCTTCCGGTGATCGCGATGGGGCTGAGCATGCTGAGCCTCACGGCGACGTTCGGCGCGTTGGTGTGGATCTTCCAGGACGGTCACCTCTCCGATCTGCTCGGCGGCTTCACCGTCACGGGCTCCCTGACCGCCACCGTGCCGGTGATGTTGTTCGCGGTCGCCTTCGGACTCGCGATGGACTATCAGGTGTTCCTGTTGGCGCGGATCAAGGAGGAGTACGACCGAACTGGCGATCGCAACGCGGCCGTCGCTCTCGGACTGGAGAAGGTCGGCCGGATCGTCACCGCGGCCGCGGTGCTGATCTCGCTGGTGTTCCTCGGCTTCTTGGTCTCCGACATCACCTTCATGAAGGCGTTCGGAGTCGGCCTTCCGCTCGCCGTGCTGGTCGATGCAACGCTGATCAGAGGCGCCCTGCTACCGGCGACGATGCGGCTCGCCGGCCGCGCGACCTGGTGGGCGCCCGGGCCACTGCGCAGGTTCCATGACCGCTACGGCCTGCACGAGGGTGAGTCGGCCGAGGCTCCGGAGCGCGAGCCCGTACGCGTCTGA
- a CDS encoding RNA polymerase sigma-70 factor, whose translation MIERTAMHTDDPELDAETAAFTEHRQTLFQVAYRMLGSVADTEDVLQDVWLSWASSPRDDVENPRAYLIRTTVNESLRRLGRAQRRRETYVGPWLPEPLVDAEPDASDPAVRADEVSMALLVVLETLGPLERAVFILRETFGYDYAEIGRILDRKPAAVRQLAHRARQHVREGRPRFETDPQVRKAVTERFLAAALGGDLETLLTILSPDVSLWTDGGGVVHAARRVVTGSDNVGRLMNGLGAKGEFTGLEARPVDVNGDPGVVISSGEDIYAVVIVELAADGEHIQDIYGITNPEKLRSIEL comes from the coding sequence ATGATCGAAAGGACTGCCATGCACACCGACGACCCGGAGCTCGACGCCGAAACCGCGGCCTTCACGGAGCACCGTCAGACGTTGTTCCAGGTCGCGTACCGCATGCTCGGCAGTGTCGCCGATACCGAAGACGTACTGCAGGACGTCTGGCTGTCCTGGGCGTCGTCACCGCGCGACGATGTCGAGAATCCGCGTGCGTACCTCATCCGCACCACCGTCAACGAGTCGTTGCGCCGTCTCGGACGCGCCCAACGGCGGCGGGAGACCTATGTCGGACCATGGCTTCCGGAGCCCCTGGTCGATGCGGAGCCCGACGCATCGGACCCGGCCGTACGCGCCGACGAGGTGTCGATGGCGCTGCTGGTCGTACTCGAGACCCTAGGGCCGCTCGAACGCGCAGTCTTCATCCTGCGCGAGACGTTCGGCTACGACTACGCCGAGATCGGCCGCATCCTCGATCGCAAGCCGGCTGCCGTACGCCAGCTCGCGCACCGCGCTCGCCAGCATGTGCGCGAAGGGCGCCCGAGGTTCGAAACCGATCCGCAGGTACGAAAGGCCGTCACCGAACGGTTCCTGGCGGCCGCGCTCGGCGGAGACCTCGAGACGCTGCTGACGATCCTCTCGCCCGACGTGTCGCTCTGGACAGACGGTGGTGGCGTCGTACACGCCGCGCGCCGAGTCGTGACCGGCAGTGACAATGTCGGGCGGCTGATGAACGGGCTCGGCGCGAAGGGCGAGTTCACCGGCCTCGAGGCCCGACCCGTCGACGTCAACGGCGACCCTGGCGTCGTGATCTCCTCGGGTGAGGACATCTACGCCGTCGTGATCGTCGAGCTGGCGGCAGACGGCGAACACATCCAGGACATCTACGGCATCACCAACCCGGAGAAGCTCCGCAGCATCGAGCTGTGA
- a CDS encoding phosphatase PAP2 family protein, giving the protein MSAPVLQRRRRLAYELGWLVGLFAIYNLGRLLAAHNVSSAFDNAASVWSMERLLRLPNEGLLQGWLLDVWPSGVELANRYYAFAHFPVTVGFLLWMMWFRPGYYTWVRRALVMVTGAALVGHLLYPLAPPRMIPKLGMIDTGQLFGLSVYSGSPHTGIANQFAAMPSLHVAWAVLVAVGIIASARTRWRWLWLLHPAVTLLVVVVTANHYWLDAAIGIALLAGALWLARGALPSPHPDRSEPARTVGVTNCGRVGSKQ; this is encoded by the coding sequence ATGTCCGCGCCAGTCCTTCAGCGACGTCGCCGACTGGCTTACGAGCTGGGTTGGCTGGTCGGTCTGTTCGCGATCTACAACCTGGGCCGGCTGCTGGCGGCACACAATGTGAGCTCGGCGTTCGACAATGCGGCCAGCGTGTGGAGCATGGAGCGGCTGCTGCGCCTGCCCAACGAGGGCCTGCTCCAAGGCTGGTTACTCGACGTGTGGCCGAGCGGTGTCGAGCTCGCCAACCGCTACTACGCGTTCGCACACTTCCCGGTGACGGTCGGCTTCCTGCTCTGGATGATGTGGTTCCGGCCCGGCTACTACACCTGGGTACGCCGCGCTCTGGTGATGGTGACCGGCGCCGCACTGGTCGGTCACCTGCTGTACCCGCTCGCTCCCCCGCGGATGATCCCGAAACTCGGCATGATCGACACGGGTCAGTTGTTCGGGCTGAGCGTGTACTCCGGCTCGCCGCACACCGGTATCGCGAACCAGTTCGCGGCCATGCCGAGCCTGCACGTCGCGTGGGCCGTACTCGTCGCCGTCGGCATCATCGCAAGCGCACGGACTCGCTGGCGCTGGCTGTGGCTGCTGCACCCGGCGGTGACCCTTCTCGTCGTTGTCGTCACGGCGAACCACTACTGGCTCGACGCGGCGATCGGCATCGCGCTGCTCGCGGGGGCGCTGTGGCTGGCGCGCGGCGCATTACCGTCGCCTCACCCCGACCGATCTGAGCCCGCGCGTACCGTCGGTGTCACAAACTGCGGGCGAGTCGGGTCAAAACAGTAG
- a CDS encoding S8 family serine peptidase, translating to MLSRSRPAALLAVAALLTAALPLAETAAAPDRPAGRTKAASTSPTGTVTLLTGDRVTIGSPLNGRPTVTVDPADADSAGFSVERDGDDVRVIPSDVAGLVPRVLDPALFDVTSLLDMGYGDADRDTLPLIARHAAGVSTLGNASLLSTKAELASLGASATELAKDESAEFGDDLAEINTASARAAAAELGGVTKLWLDGQVAATSLDGYLEQVNAPAAWDAGLDGDGVSVAVLDSGVDSGHPALVDKVTAEADFTGGDGPADGNGHGTHVASLIAGNGAGSDGARHGIAAGADLLNAKVLADDGYGQESWVIAGMEWAAENGADIANLSLSSPPTDGDDPVAQSLDTLTEESGTLFVAAAGNNGWVGSDPFTIGSPGSAASALTVGSARANGGQSRFSSEGPTRGTYRLKPDVTAPGEQILGAKAGAREGELYVPMSGTSQATPIVAGATALLRQQHPNWTAAQLKARIVSTAQHLDGQTSWTDGGGRVDLKGATAATLRSDTASLDFAYVRHPDEEVRTREVTLTNPGDDPVTVQIDDTESDTKGNQAPARALEASPSELTVPANGSATTTVTFDPGLLPDGQWQGGMSFVADGTPLLRLPFGAYDEPERYDLNVKVLDRNGDPYDPEAAQTHPMAEPTIALFNADTGGFYRIRLNDNGEGHARVDPGHYMGYGRIATPTTKGRVSFSLAGTPELVVDDDTDFTIDARNAKRLRPPHVVGQPTKLTQSTLVASRHADSRGYTELGFFDPDEIDRGLVFVEPSGFVDRGRFDTDLRWRLEPTGRVPRSAPDAYELDLAGRRLPGTTGMRLTRRDVRRLARVESDYHADRTPGEGAIARSFINTRSSIGITHNRAVDLPADEVDLFSADPSVAWRDCLDLPGNAMKPLCGAQRHYEVGDRQTREFASAMHVAPVLAQRTVSGLRVETGIGDGAHSGKVAAATYRGSKLTLRNGNGKLLGRSNSTYGSFDVAPATRRFRVTHDWTLDPEAIGAAPESHTTWTFRSTPPENPALGGDTTPPLLNVDYGPRVDGRGFADAGRKLPLDLSFDHLEEADATRRITKTQVWWSSNGGKGWHRLRARRTGDSTYRATVPARAVRSERPLSLRVTARDAEGNRLRQTSIGLVRAR from the coding sequence ATGCTCTCCCGATCACGCCCGGCCGCGTTGCTTGCCGTCGCTGCGCTGCTCACCGCAGCCCTCCCACTGGCCGAGACCGCCGCCGCGCCGGACCGGCCCGCCGGGCGTACGAAGGCCGCATCGACATCCCCGACCGGGACAGTCACCCTCCTCACGGGAGACCGCGTCACCATCGGCAGTCCGCTCAACGGAAGGCCGACCGTCACCGTCGACCCCGCCGACGCAGACTCCGCGGGATTCTCGGTCGAACGCGACGGCGACGATGTCCGCGTCATACCGAGTGATGTCGCCGGCCTCGTACCGCGCGTACTCGACCCAGCATTGTTCGACGTCACTTCCCTTCTGGACATGGGATATGGCGATGCCGACCGAGACACGCTGCCGCTGATCGCCCGCCACGCCGCGGGAGTCAGCACTCTCGGCAACGCCTCACTGCTGAGTACGAAAGCGGAGCTCGCCAGCCTCGGCGCATCGGCGACCGAACTCGCGAAGGACGAGTCTGCCGAGTTCGGCGACGACCTCGCCGAAATCAACACCGCCTCTGCCCGCGCAGCCGCGGCCGAGCTCGGCGGCGTCACGAAACTGTGGCTCGACGGCCAAGTAGCGGCAACGAGCCTCGACGGATACCTGGAGCAGGTGAACGCACCCGCCGCATGGGACGCCGGTCTGGACGGCGACGGTGTCTCGGTTGCAGTCCTCGACTCCGGAGTCGACTCCGGCCACCCCGCCCTGGTCGACAAGGTGACCGCTGAGGCCGACTTCACCGGTGGCGACGGTCCCGCAGACGGCAACGGGCACGGTACGCACGTCGCATCGCTCATCGCCGGCAACGGCGCGGGCTCCGACGGTGCTCGACACGGAATCGCAGCCGGAGCCGACCTGCTCAACGCGAAGGTACTCGCCGACGACGGCTACGGTCAGGAGTCCTGGGTCATTGCGGGGATGGAATGGGCGGCTGAGAACGGCGCCGATATCGCGAACCTCAGTCTCAGCAGCCCGCCGACCGACGGCGACGATCCGGTTGCTCAGTCACTCGACACGCTGACGGAGGAATCCGGCACGCTGTTCGTCGCTGCCGCCGGGAACAACGGTTGGGTCGGGTCCGATCCGTTCACCATCGGCTCGCCCGGATCCGCGGCGTCGGCGCTCACGGTGGGCTCCGCCAGAGCCAACGGCGGCCAGTCTCGGTTCTCCAGCGAAGGTCCGACGCGGGGCACGTACCGCCTCAAACCCGATGTCACCGCACCGGGCGAGCAGATCCTCGGCGCAAAGGCGGGCGCTAGGGAAGGCGAGCTATACGTACCGATGTCCGGTACGTCGCAGGCGACGCCGATCGTTGCGGGCGCGACCGCGCTCCTTCGTCAACAGCACCCGAATTGGACTGCTGCGCAGCTCAAGGCGCGGATCGTATCGACCGCGCAGCACCTGGACGGCCAGACCTCGTGGACCGACGGCGGTGGCCGAGTCGACCTGAAGGGAGCGACGGCCGCGACTCTGCGGTCGGACACCGCTTCGCTCGACTTCGCGTACGTCCGTCACCCCGACGAAGAGGTACGCACGCGTGAGGTCACCTTGACCAACCCAGGCGACGATCCCGTGACGGTGCAGATCGACGACACCGAGTCGGATACAAAGGGCAACCAGGCCCCGGCGCGTGCGCTCGAGGCGAGCCCGTCCGAACTGACCGTGCCCGCAAACGGGAGCGCCACCACGACGGTGACGTTCGACCCCGGGCTGTTGCCCGACGGTCAGTGGCAGGGTGGCATGTCGTTCGTCGCCGACGGCACACCGCTGCTACGACTTCCCTTCGGTGCGTACGACGAGCCCGAGCGTTATGACCTGAACGTCAAGGTACTCGACCGCAACGGCGACCCGTACGACCCTGAGGCGGCACAAACCCATCCCATGGCAGAGCCCACCATCGCGCTGTTCAACGCCGACACCGGAGGCTTCTATCGGATCCGTCTGAACGACAACGGCGAGGGACACGCGCGGGTCGATCCGGGCCACTACATGGGCTATGGCCGGATCGCGACACCCACCACGAAGGGGCGGGTATCGTTCTCGCTCGCCGGTACGCCGGAGCTGGTGGTCGACGACGACACCGACTTCACGATCGACGCACGGAACGCCAAGCGACTGCGCCCGCCCCACGTCGTCGGGCAGCCCACGAAGCTCACCCAGTCGACGCTCGTCGCATCGCGGCACGCGGACTCGCGCGGCTACACCGAGCTCGGCTTCTTCGATCCCGACGAGATCGATCGCGGCCTCGTGTTCGTCGAGCCATCGGGCTTCGTCGATCGAGGCCGCTTCGACACCGATCTGCGCTGGCGGCTGGAGCCGACCGGACGCGTGCCGCGGTCGGCACCGGACGCGTACGAGCTCGACCTCGCAGGTCGACGGCTGCCGGGCACGACCGGGATGCGGCTGACCCGACGCGATGTACGCAGGCTCGCCCGAGTCGAGAGCGATTATCACGCTGACCGTACGCCCGGCGAAGGCGCTATCGCGCGCTCGTTCATCAACACCAGAAGCAGTATCGGCATCACACACAACCGCGCCGTCGACCTACCGGCAGACGAGGTGGATCTGTTCAGCGCCGATCCGAGTGTCGCTTGGAGGGATTGCCTGGACCTGCCCGGCAACGCGATGAAGCCGCTGTGCGGCGCGCAGCGTCATTATGAGGTCGGGGACCGCCAGACCCGCGAGTTCGCCTCCGCCATGCACGTTGCACCGGTCCTCGCCCAGCGAACCGTCTCCGGATTGCGGGTCGAGACGGGCATCGGCGACGGCGCACACTCCGGCAAGGTCGCGGCGGCGACGTACCGAGGATCGAAGCTGACCCTGCGCAACGGTAACGGCAAGCTGCTCGGGCGCTCGAACAGCACGTACGGCTCGTTCGACGTCGCCCCGGCAACCCGGAGGTTCCGAGTCACGCACGACTGGACGCTCGACCCCGAAGCGATCGGCGCGGCACCGGAGTCGCATACGACGTGGACGTTCCGATCGACGCCCCCGGAGAATCCCGCACTAGGAGGCGACACGACGCCGCCGCTGCTCAACGTCGACTACGGGCCACGAGTCGATGGCCGCGGATTCGCCGACGCCGGTCGCAAACTTCCGCTCGATCTCTCCTTCGACCATCTCGAGGAGGCCGATGCGACCCGGCGGATCACGAAGACGCAGGTCTGGTGGTCGTCGAACGGAGGCAAGGGCTGGCATCGCCTCCGCGCTCGACGTACTGGCGACTCGACGTACCGGGCGACGGTTCCGGCACGAGCAGTACGCTCCGAACGCCCGCTGTCGCTGCGAGTCACCGCCCGAGACGCCGAAGGCAACAGACTCCGTCAGACGTCCATCGGACTGGTGCGCGCCCGGTAG
- a CDS encoding winged helix-turn-helix transcriptional regulator: MGVSSEDESTYRALLRHPQCTVRDLAERIGRSSDLVRRSAGRLEELGLLSRTPDHPARLVPTRPDVAVEVLIAARRADLDRTQAAARELLDEMTVPDEYRPESLLEVLTGQDAIAARFAQLVQATERELLVLDRPPYASGAGESQPRVLGLLGDGVTVRGIYAPDSLQVPGAVDDAYDAAQAGEQSRVHPAVPMKLAVADRSVALLPLAVDRMVDSALVVRRSALLDALVQMFFLLWDQGVPVTTEPDASDLDRRLLTMLAAGMKDDSIARQLDISSRTVGRRVAELMERIGARTRFEAGVHAQRRGLLDG; this comes from the coding sequence GTGGGTGTCTCGTCTGAGGATGAGTCGACGTATCGGGCGCTGCTGCGCCATCCGCAGTGCACGGTGCGGGATCTGGCTGAGCGCATCGGACGCTCGTCGGATCTCGTCCGCCGCTCGGCCGGACGGCTGGAGGAACTGGGGCTGCTGAGTCGTACGCCCGACCATCCCGCGCGGCTCGTCCCCACGCGGCCGGACGTGGCCGTCGAGGTGCTGATCGCGGCGCGTCGGGCAGACCTGGACCGCACGCAGGCGGCCGCACGTGAGCTGCTCGACGAGATGACCGTGCCCGACGAGTACCGGCCGGAGTCGCTGCTCGAGGTGCTGACCGGCCAGGACGCGATCGCGGCCCGCTTCGCGCAACTGGTGCAGGCGACCGAGCGAGAGCTCCTCGTGCTTGACCGCCCGCCGTACGCGAGCGGGGCGGGGGAGAGCCAGCCGCGCGTACTCGGACTGCTCGGCGACGGCGTGACCGTACGCGGCATCTACGCGCCGGACTCGCTGCAGGTCCCCGGCGCCGTCGACGACGCGTACGACGCAGCGCAAGCGGGAGAGCAGTCGCGGGTCCACCCGGCTGTGCCGATGAAGCTCGCGGTGGCCGACCGGTCGGTCGCACTACTGCCGTTGGCGGTCGACCGGATGGTCGACAGCGCACTGGTCGTACGCCGAAGCGCATTGTTGGACGCCCTCGTTCAGATGTTCTTCCTGCTCTGGGATCAAGGCGTTCCGGTGACGACAGAGCCGGATGCGTCCGACCTCGATCGACGACTGCTGACGATGCTCGCTGCAGGTATGAAGGACGACTCGATCGCCCGGCAGCTCGACATCAGCAGCCGTACGGTGGGTCGACGGGTGGCGGAGCTGATGGAGCGGATCGGCGCGCGTACCCGCTTTGAGGCGGGCGTACATGCGCAGCGTCGGGGCCTACTGGACGGCTAG
- a CDS encoding Lsr2 family protein encodes MARKTVVRIIDDLDGTELEEGEGESVRFALDGAEYELDLSESNAADLRAVIAPYIDAGRRTGGRRRTGGHTRQVTTDVDTRAVRAWARANDIAVSSRGRIPQDVIEQYRNAGN; translated from the coding sequence GTGGCAAGGAAGACCGTAGTCCGGATCATCGACGACCTCGACGGCACCGAGCTCGAGGAGGGCGAGGGCGAGTCCGTACGGTTCGCACTCGACGGTGCCGAGTACGAACTCGATCTCTCCGAAAGCAACGCCGCGGATCTTCGTGCGGTCATCGCTCCGTACATTGACGCCGGCAGGCGTACCGGCGGGCGTCGCCGCACTGGGGGACACACTCGCCAGGTCACCACTGACGTCGACACCAGAGCAGTTCGGGCCTGGGCCCGGGCCAACGACATCGCTGTGTCGAGCCGCGGCCGCATCCCCCAGGACGTGATCGAGCAGTACCGCAACGCCGGCAACTGA